From the Ruania alkalisoli genome, one window contains:
- a CDS encoding extracellular solute-binding protein yields the protein MYRIRKSRSVPAVAAVMAGALALSACSGGDGDEGGGGGDTIQILVLKHPLTGAMADMGWVADLEEAAGVTIEWEEVSADWDQKKSTMLAAGDIPDLVVGTNAITNADLATFTGLFEDLSDDMDALPNVAEMFDAVPVTQEMATMPDGAVYSLPSYRRFWPETGTRQFINQQWLDTLGLEQPTTWDELHEVLLAFKEEDANGNGDPDDEIPMDWAPAGDDGFGLFQPTVLLGSLGLPIADGGGQGYFVEDGQVGNFLIDERYRELISFLHELYADGLISQDVMTQDYSAYQSVARGDGDSARVGFTWGWTGSDRVGAQLVEQYAPLAPLQADSSIGADEVTWSFDSYLLNYGVNSITMSAQSDNREGALAVIDAFYDQDISIQALWGELGENLESAGEDAYEVLPPADGESDPSTWKWTTTLADNSPGWIREDIDVVLPTDLQEAADQSEPLDAAIANVDPSTDIFPSQLIRMSEEDLNQLALNNTAVFGIAMQRWATWITEGGADSGWDAYVAEVEAAGLTQNLEIHQRFYDEFAASQG from the coding sequence ATGTACCGCATCAGGAAGAGCCGGTCCGTGCCGGCAGTGGCCGCTGTGATGGCGGGGGCGCTGGCATTGAGCGCCTGCTCCGGTGGAGACGGGGATGAAGGCGGCGGTGGTGGCGACACCATCCAGATCCTGGTTCTCAAGCACCCGCTGACCGGTGCGATGGCCGATATGGGCTGGGTAGCCGACCTGGAGGAGGCGGCCGGGGTCACCATCGAGTGGGAAGAAGTCTCAGCCGACTGGGACCAGAAGAAGTCCACGATGCTGGCTGCCGGGGACATTCCGGATCTGGTGGTCGGGACCAACGCGATCACCAACGCCGACCTGGCCACCTTCACCGGCCTGTTCGAAGACCTCAGCGACGATATGGACGCCCTGCCGAACGTGGCGGAGATGTTCGACGCGGTACCCGTCACACAGGAGATGGCGACCATGCCGGACGGCGCGGTGTACTCCCTGCCCAGCTACCGGCGCTTCTGGCCGGAGACGGGAACCCGCCAGTTCATCAACCAGCAGTGGCTGGACACCCTCGGCCTCGAGCAGCCGACCACCTGGGACGAACTGCACGAGGTGCTGCTGGCCTTCAAGGAGGAGGACGCCAACGGCAACGGCGACCCCGACGACGAGATCCCGATGGACTGGGCGCCGGCCGGTGATGACGGGTTCGGGCTGTTCCAGCCGACGGTGCTGCTCGGCAGCCTCGGCCTGCCGATCGCCGACGGTGGTGGCCAGGGCTACTTCGTCGAGGACGGCCAGGTGGGCAACTTCCTGATCGACGAACGCTATCGCGAGCTCATCTCCTTCCTGCACGAGCTCTACGCCGACGGGTTGATCAGCCAGGACGTGATGACGCAGGACTATTCGGCCTACCAGTCCGTGGCCCGCGGCGATGGCGACAGCGCACGCGTCGGCTTCACGTGGGGCTGGACCGGTTCGGACCGCGTCGGCGCCCAGCTGGTCGAGCAGTATGCGCCGCTCGCACCGCTGCAGGCCGATAGCTCCATCGGTGCGGACGAGGTCACCTGGTCCTTCGACTCCTACCTGCTGAACTACGGCGTCAACTCCATCACGATGTCCGCGCAGTCGGACAACCGTGAGGGTGCCCTGGCAGTGATCGACGCCTTCTACGATCAGGACATCTCGATCCAGGCGCTCTGGGGCGAGCTGGGGGAGAACCTCGAATCCGCCGGGGAGGACGCCTATGAGGTGCTGCCCCCCGCGGACGGCGAGTCCGATCCCTCCACGTGGAAGTGGACCACCACCCTCGCCGACAACAGCCCCGGCTGGATCCGGGAGGACATCGACGTGGTGCTCCCCACGGATCTGCAGGAGGCGGCTGACCAGTCGGAGCCGTTGGATGCCGCGATCGCGAACGTGGACCCGTCCACCGACATCTTCCCGTCCCAGTTGATCCGTATGAGCGAGGAGGATCTGAACCAGCTGGCGCTCAACAACACCGCCGTCTTCGGCATCGCGATGCAGCGGTGGGCCACCTGGATCACCGAGGGTGGCGCAGACTCCGGCTGGGACGCCTACGTGGCCGAGGTGGAAGCCGCCGGGTTGACGCAGAACCTCGAGATCCACCAGCGCTTCTACGACGAGTTCGCGGCCTCGCAGGGGTAG
- a CDS encoding ABC transporter permease — MTVTRSGPAQGTAVAPSRGPTRTRPKGLAGLRRHVHRYWQLWVMALPAIGFVVLFAYVPMYGLQLAFREFDFTAGLTGGEWVGLKYFRQFFESPQFWTLMRNTVVISVTTLVVGFIAPIALALLVNQVIGRRRKRFLQTATYLPHFISIVVIVGMLQVFLSPSSGLITRVAEMVGVSGANFLGDTSAFVPVYVISEVWQHAGWNSIIYLAALASVDTQLYEAARIDGAGRFTIIRHIDVPALVPTMIVLFILNMGTVLSTGFEKIFLMQNPLNLGVSEVLATYVYKIGILSNQFSYGTAIGLFNTLINFTFLVITNQVAKRLSNTSLW; from the coding sequence GTGACTGTGACGAGGAGCGGGCCCGCCCAGGGGACGGCCGTGGCGCCCTCACGCGGCCCCACCCGCACGCGACCGAAGGGTCTGGCCGGGCTGCGCCGGCACGTGCACCGGTACTGGCAGCTGTGGGTGATGGCCCTCCCGGCCATCGGCTTCGTGGTGCTGTTCGCCTACGTTCCGATGTACGGGCTGCAACTCGCCTTCCGGGAGTTCGACTTCACCGCCGGGCTCACCGGGGGCGAGTGGGTCGGGCTGAAGTACTTCCGGCAGTTCTTCGAGAGCCCGCAGTTCTGGACTCTCATGCGCAACACCGTGGTCATCAGCGTCACCACGCTGGTGGTCGGGTTCATCGCACCGATCGCTCTGGCGCTGCTGGTCAACCAGGTGATCGGGCGCCGTCGGAAGAGGTTCCTGCAGACTGCGACCTATCTGCCGCACTTCATCTCGATCGTGGTGATCGTGGGGATGCTGCAGGTGTTCCTCTCCCCCTCCTCTGGGCTCATCACCCGGGTGGCCGAGATGGTGGGGGTCTCAGGAGCGAACTTCCTGGGCGACACCAGTGCTTTCGTGCCCGTCTATGTGATCTCCGAGGTGTGGCAGCACGCCGGGTGGAACAGCATCATCTACCTCGCGGCGCTCGCGAGTGTCGACACCCAGCTCTACGAGGCTGCCCGGATCGACGGTGCGGGGCGGTTCACGATCATCCGCCACATCGACGTACCCGCGCTGGTGCCGACGATGATCGTGCTGTTCATCCTGAACATGGGCACGGTGCTGAGCACCGGCTTCGAGAAGATCTTCCTCATGCAGAACCCCCTGAACCTGGGGGTCTCCGAGGTACTCGCCACCTACGTGTACAAGATCGGCATCCTGTCGAACCAGTTCAGCTATGGCACCGCGATCGGGCTGTTCAACACCCTGATCAACTTCACGTTCCTGGTGATCACGAACCAGGTGGCCAAGCGCCTCTCCAACACGAGCCTGTGGTGA
- a CDS encoding carbohydrate ABC transporter permease, translated as MRLSALSRRTPGDIAFTIGLVLTCALVLFLTLYPIYFVVIASVSDPTMVATGRVWFMPQGISWFGYEQILADERIWTGYRNTILYTVVGTAVNLLVTLPAAYALSRREFKPRRVLMFFFAFTMFFNGGLIPMYLLLRDLNLLDNWLVFILPTAVNVYNLIIARAFFENSLPEELYEAATIDGSNYFQFFLKMAVPLSMAIISVIGLYYLVQHWNDFFTGLVFVRDYDKQPLQIVLRDILISNQAFSGGAGGAGGSGGSYAQQYADQIKYGVIVVSTLPVIVLYPFLQRYFEKGVMIGSVKG; from the coding sequence ATGAGACTGTCAGCCCTCTCCCGCCGCACCCCTGGCGACATCGCCTTCACGATCGGTCTCGTCCTGACCTGCGCCCTGGTGCTGTTCCTGACGCTGTATCCGATCTACTTCGTCGTGATCGCCTCCGTCAGCGATCCCACGATGGTCGCCACCGGGCGCGTGTGGTTCATGCCGCAGGGGATCTCCTGGTTCGGGTACGAGCAGATCCTCGCCGATGAGCGCATCTGGACCGGGTACCGCAACACGATCCTCTACACGGTGGTGGGCACCGCAGTGAACCTGCTGGTGACGCTTCCCGCCGCCTACGCCCTCTCCCGGCGCGAGTTCAAGCCGCGGAGGGTGCTGATGTTCTTCTTCGCGTTCACGATGTTCTTCAACGGCGGGCTCATCCCCATGTATCTGCTGCTGCGGGACCTGAACCTGCTCGACAACTGGCTCGTGTTCATCCTCCCGACGGCGGTCAACGTCTACAACCTCATCATCGCCCGGGCGTTCTTCGAGAACTCTCTGCCGGAGGAGCTGTACGAGGCCGCCACGATCGATGGGTCGAACTACTTCCAGTTCTTCCTCAAGATGGCCGTGCCGCTGTCGATGGCGATCATCTCGGTGATCGGTCTGTACTACCTGGTGCAGCACTGGAACGACTTCTTCACCGGTCTGGTGTTCGTGCGCGATTACGACAAGCAACCGCTGCAGATCGTGCTGCGCGACATTCTCATCTCCAACCAGGCGTTCTCCGGCGGCGCCGGTGGTGCCGGGGGATCGGGAGGCAGTTACGCGCAGCAGTACGCCGACCAGATCAAGTACGGCGTGATCGTGGTCTCCACCCTGCCGGTGATCGTGCTCTACCCCTTCCTGCAGCGGTACTTCGAGAAGGGCGTGATGATCGGGTCGGTGAAGGGCTGA
- a CDS encoding YesL family protein, which yields MHHLLDWHQRIGRLGLRLLCLHLLWMAWTLRGGVLAGIFPATAALHGVLRDDIRHALHYPGEPLGLDRAGRRALRTRFAGLWRAEFGPANGLGAVLTVAWALVIVDRIVVGTLDLGGLGPVLAGGLTVAGAVLGVLTVLVWPLQAHFDDGAFALLRRSAVLAGGRPATAALAALGVGVILCAYYVIPGLIPVLGVAAPAALATSALWRTGVLAAPPSTPHAGTTPHGKDPIGQSDRNERTGRTLQHA from the coding sequence ATGCACCACCTCCTCGATTGGCACCAGCGGATCGGGCGCCTCGGCCTGCGGCTGCTGTGCCTGCACCTGCTCTGGATGGCGTGGACGCTGCGCGGCGGCGTCCTCGCCGGGATCTTCCCCGCCACAGCCGCCCTGCACGGGGTGCTGCGCGATGACATCCGGCACGCCCTCCACTATCCGGGCGAGCCCCTCGGACTCGACCGAGCAGGCCGCCGGGCGTTGCGCACCCGCTTCGCCGGGCTCTGGCGGGCCGAGTTCGGACCGGCGAACGGTCTCGGCGCCGTGCTCACCGTGGCGTGGGCGCTGGTGATCGTGGACAGGATCGTGGTGGGAACCCTCGACCTCGGCGGCCTGGGCCCCGTGCTCGCCGGTGGCCTGACAGTGGCCGGGGCGGTGCTCGGTGTACTGACCGTGCTCGTGTGGCCGCTCCAGGCGCACTTCGACGACGGAGCGTTCGCACTGCTTCGGCGCAGCGCCGTGCTCGCCGGTGGGCGCCCGGCCACGGCGGCGCTCGCGGCCCTCGGGGTCGGGGTGATCCTGTGCGCCTACTACGTGATACCTGGGCTGATCCCGGTGCTGGGCGTGGCGGCCCCCGCCGCGCTGGCCACCAGTGCGCTGTGGCGCACCGGGGTCCTGGCTGCGCCGCCGAGCACTCCACACGCCGGCACCACCCCACACGGGAAGGACCCGATCGGCCAGAGCGACCGGAATGAACGGACCGGCCGAACGCTGCAGCACGCCTGA
- a CDS encoding beta-L-arabinofuranosidase domain-containing protein, with amino-acid sequence MSTTPATDRVATAPVLRSLAYDGRVRLAGALGERIADAAQTYLSMDPADVLHGFRERAGLLAPGQPMTGWSRTTTEPTFGQWVSGLARLGVTAGIPEASARAIELVEGYAETVGSDGDTRMSLYGYEKLACGLVDTALYGGHLPAVDLLNRTVEWAARTLERDRPPAHAANFAGGIITPTSHARTIEWYTLAENLHRGYLAGAAPAVEDFAGLWHYDSYWDRFAEAPTPGRPWDVPVWLHAYSHVNTFASAAAAYEVTGDQHYLDVLRNAHDYLTTTQTYATGGYGPSEFTLPEDGSLGRSLEWRTDTAEIVCGSWAAFKLCTALLRFTGEARYADWVEQLVFSGIGAVTPVRPGGQSPYYQDYRLGIATKLPHWDDWPCCSGTYLQCVAHLPDLVYHAHDGGLSVALYVPSSVTWAQEGREVTLDQRTDFPVGDTATLTLSLPDGPATFTLRLRVPPWSERFTVTVNGEVTSAVVGEGGWRELRREWHDREEVRITLGAGLRVLPVDRWHPNRVAFAHGPVVLAQNADWTMPISLPTPWEMVDLDCAFTRDDDGLTYRPVGVGTARLPLGWMGPLADVPDRIPYRIYHDLDDPRIV; translated from the coding sequence ATGTCCACCACCCCCGCGACCGACCGAGTTGCCACCGCACCCGTGCTGCGCTCGCTCGCCTACGACGGGCGGGTGCGCCTGGCGGGTGCCCTCGGCGAGCGAATCGCCGATGCCGCCCAGACCTACCTCAGTATGGATCCCGCCGACGTCCTGCACGGCTTCCGGGAACGGGCCGGCCTGCTCGCCCCGGGGCAGCCCATGACCGGATGGTCGCGGACCACCACGGAACCGACTTTCGGGCAATGGGTCAGCGGGCTGGCCCGTCTGGGCGTGACCGCAGGGATCCCCGAGGCCTCCGCCCGGGCGATCGAACTGGTGGAGGGATATGCCGAGACCGTCGGCTCCGACGGCGACACCCGGATGTCGCTCTACGGCTACGAGAAACTCGCCTGCGGGCTCGTCGATACCGCGCTCTACGGCGGCCACCTGCCAGCCGTGGACCTGCTGAACCGGACGGTCGAGTGGGCCGCCCGCACCCTCGAGCGTGACCGGCCGCCCGCCCACGCCGCCAACTTCGCCGGCGGCATCATCACGCCCACCTCACACGCCCGCACCATCGAGTGGTACACCCTCGCCGAGAACCTGCACCGTGGGTACCTCGCCGGCGCCGCCCCCGCTGTCGAGGACTTCGCCGGGCTGTGGCACTACGACTCCTACTGGGACCGCTTCGCCGAAGCGCCCACGCCCGGCCGCCCGTGGGACGTGCCCGTCTGGTTGCACGCCTACTCTCACGTGAACACCTTCGCCTCGGCAGCGGCCGCCTACGAGGTGACGGGCGATCAGCACTACCTGGACGTCCTGCGGAACGCCCACGACTACCTCACCACCACCCAGACGTATGCCACCGGTGGGTATGGCCCGAGCGAGTTCACCCTCCCCGAGGACGGGTCGCTCGGGCGCAGCCTGGAGTGGCGTACCGACACCGCTGAGATCGTGTGTGGCTCCTGGGCGGCGTTCAAGCTGTGCACCGCCCTGCTGCGGTTCACCGGTGAGGCGCGCTACGCCGACTGGGTCGAACAACTCGTGTTCTCCGGGATCGGGGCCGTCACGCCGGTCCGCCCCGGGGGCCAATCGCCCTACTACCAGGACTACCGGCTCGGGATCGCCACGAAACTGCCGCATTGGGACGACTGGCCGTGCTGCTCCGGAACCTATCTGCAGTGCGTGGCCCACCTGCCGGATCTGGTCTACCACGCCCACGACGGTGGACTGTCGGTCGCCCTGTACGTCCCCTCCTCCGTGACGTGGGCCCAGGAGGGGCGCGAGGTCACCCTGGACCAGCGCACCGATTTCCCCGTCGGGGACACCGCGACCTTGACGCTCAGTCTGCCGGACGGTCCGGCGACCTTCACGCTGCGCCTGCGGGTACCGCCGTGGAGTGAGCGATTCACGGTGACCGTCAACGGGGAGGTGACCTCCGCCGTCGTGGGGGAGGGCGGGTGGCGTGAGCTGAGGCGTGAGTGGCACGACCGGGAGGAGGTGCGCATCACCCTGGGTGCCGGGCTGCGGGTGCTACCGGTGGATCGCTGGCACCCGAACCGGGTGGCGTTCGCGCACGGGCCGGTGGTGCTGGCGCAGAATGCGGACTGGACGATGCCGATCTCGTTGCCCACACCGTGGGAGATGGTGGACCTGGATTGTGCCTTCACCCGCGACGACGATGGCCTGACCTACCGTCCGGTGGGGGTGGGCACCGCCCGACTGCCACTCGGGTGGATGGGGCCGCTCGCCGACGTGCCGGACCGCATCCCCTACCGCATTTACCACGACCTCGACGATCCCCGGATCGTGTAG
- a CDS encoding sialidase family protein: MTLEPLTTIIHRGVVGEMGSLYTRLLVTDPDGPNAGALFLTWELRLGVADDGGPSFPIWRSLDGGHSWEHLADVADALGQGNRYQPMMIELTDDLAHLRRGDLLLAGNSIPADGSSTTLALYSSSDGGASWAYESTIDSGGPAIYSPRSDAATTSVWEPDLQVIDGTLQCYLADERDKAAGMLQTITRRSTTDLRTWSEKDLICGIADRHHRPGMFVGTGQMPDGVHRAVIEVVGPPEVPIHLLTSDDGLDWGDPSAIGLALVATDGTSISGTPNLAWREVGGQVEMIATGRTSLRDGVAGNRALRSLDLGRTWTSFELPTPAERSLTGDGSGYSQSVRWNAAGELVHATTVRSPSGSHDVVVTVAARQN; this comes from the coding sequence TTGACACTCGAACCGCTCACCACCATCATCCACCGCGGCGTCGTCGGGGAGATGGGCTCCCTGTACACCCGCCTCCTGGTCACCGACCCCGACGGCCCGAACGCCGGAGCCCTCTTCCTCACCTGGGAGTTGCGGCTCGGGGTGGCCGACGACGGCGGCCCCTCCTTCCCGATCTGGCGCAGCCTGGACGGTGGGCACAGCTGGGAGCACCTCGCGGACGTGGCCGATGCCCTCGGGCAGGGGAACCGGTACCAGCCGATGATGATCGAGCTGACCGACGATCTCGCACACCTGCGCCGCGGGGATCTGCTGCTCGCCGGGAACTCCATCCCCGCCGACGGTTCGTCGACCACTCTCGCCCTGTACTCCTCCTCTGACGGCGGAGCCTCCTGGGCGTATGAGTCGACCATCGATTCGGGTGGCCCGGCGATCTACTCTCCGCGTAGCGATGCCGCCACCACATCGGTGTGGGAACCGGATCTGCAGGTGATCGACGGCACCCTGCAGTGCTATCTGGCCGACGAGCGGGACAAGGCCGCCGGGATGCTGCAGACGATCACACGACGCTCCACCACCGATCTGCGTACCTGGTCGGAGAAGGACCTGATCTGCGGGATCGCCGACCGCCACCACCGACCCGGCATGTTCGTGGGCACAGGCCAGATGCCCGATGGCGTCCACCGCGCCGTGATCGAGGTGGTCGGCCCGCCGGAGGTGCCGATCCACCTCCTCACCAGCGACGACGGCCTGGATTGGGGCGATCCATCCGCGATCGGGCTTGCGTTGGTGGCCACCGACGGCACCAGCATCTCCGGCACCCCGAACCTTGCCTGGCGCGAGGTGGGCGGCCAGGTGGAGATGATCGCGACCGGCCGGACCAGCCTGCGCGACGGCGTGGCCGGCAACCGGGCGCTGCGCAGCCTCGACCTGGGCCGCACATGGACCTCGTTCGAACTACCCACCCCAGCCGAGCGTTCACTCACCGGGGACGGGTCCGGCTACTCCCAGTCGGTGCGGTGGAACGCCGCGGGCGAGCTGGTGCACGCCACCACGGTCCGTTCGCCCAGCGGCAGCCACGATGTGGTGGTCACGGTGGCAGCGCGGCAGAACTGA
- a CDS encoding biotin transporter BioY, translating to MTIAAAAPRDYLVRPWAGTWVRDLALIGGAVALTALLAQVSIPVPGSPVPVTGQTLAVVLVGATMGLRRGVAAMGAYVLLGGLGLPIYSDGAGGVAVVVGPTGGYLLGFILAAAVMGHLAERGWDRTPLRTLALGLTGQVLVFAVGVPWLALVAGFAPAEAIAAGFTPFIVGGLVKGAIAGMLIPAAWRVVRRGQRPAEQG from the coding sequence ATGACGATCGCCGCAGCCGCTCCCCGTGACTACCTGGTGCGCCCGTGGGCCGGTACCTGGGTCCGCGACCTTGCCCTCATCGGCGGGGCCGTCGCACTGACGGCGCTGCTCGCCCAGGTCTCCATCCCGGTCCCCGGATCCCCGGTGCCAGTCACCGGGCAGACACTCGCCGTCGTCCTCGTCGGAGCGACCATGGGCTTGCGGCGTGGTGTGGCAGCGATGGGCGCCTACGTCCTGCTCGGTGGGCTGGGCCTGCCGATCTACTCCGACGGTGCCGGGGGCGTGGCGGTCGTGGTGGGGCCGACGGGAGGCTACCTGCTCGGCTTCATCCTCGCGGCCGCCGTCATGGGCCATCTCGCTGAACGCGGCTGGGACCGTACGCCGCTGCGCACGCTGGCACTGGGGCTGACAGGCCAGGTGCTCGTTTTCGCCGTCGGGGTACCGTGGCTCGCCCTGGTGGCCGGGTTCGCTCCGGCCGAAGCGATCGCGGCAGGATTCACGCCGTTCATCGTCGGGGGGCTAGTCAAGGGGGCGATCGCCGGGATGCTGATCCCGGCCGCGTGGCGGGTGGTCAGGCGAGGTCAGCGCCCGGCCGAGCAGGGATAA
- a CDS encoding threonine/serine ThrE exporter family protein, which translates to MNDRPAPGRRLRPGRRPANRPRKGPEPEVPIVDTDGVPEASQVPPLRPAVPLRAREQTGPSAVVRPWSLREQARRMVAGKGPPTLPFPGSRFLSSLSAEEERSVLDLVLRAGEAMVATGAPVGDATAEMLRMADGLGVKNLSVDITFISVTATIDRDDDPVTKVRVISTRTSDYSRLTDISRLIAEITRKQLSINEAHERLTEILTAPHPYRRAVVTGALGMMAASVAVLLGGGWAVALLAAATTMVIDRVQRFLRHRGLPYLFQQVVGSGIATVVAVVLLWGQNTWGWDRALFPPSLVVASGIVVLLAGLALVGSAEDAIAGFPLTAAARTFEVGLYTVGIVAGIGIVLEVGRQFGVPLSIGDAGAGVHVHPLLFIGAGGAIAAAWAVASYTRIRTVGLVALVAGVASAAYVGVTALGVSPSENQFGAATAAFSAALAIGLLAGVLSERVRVPTMVISVCAVTPFLPGLTIYRAMYNIVDTGFILEGLDLLVRAGSIGLALAAGVTLGEYLATPLTSEADKWQRRMMARARGSRI; encoded by the coding sequence GTGAACGATCGCCCTGCTCCTGGTCGCCGGTTGCGCCCCGGGCGGCGCCCGGCGAACCGGCCCCGGAAGGGACCGGAGCCCGAGGTTCCCATCGTCGACACCGACGGCGTTCCGGAAGCCTCCCAGGTACCGCCGCTGCGGCCGGCCGTGCCCCTGCGGGCTCGCGAGCAGACCGGGCCCTCCGCCGTCGTGCGCCCATGGTCGTTGCGGGAACAGGCACGGCGGATGGTCGCCGGGAAGGGGCCGCCCACGCTGCCGTTCCCCGGCTCGCGTTTCCTCTCCTCCCTCAGCGCCGAGGAGGAGCGGTCCGTGCTGGACCTGGTGCTGCGTGCCGGGGAGGCGATGGTCGCCACCGGTGCGCCGGTGGGTGATGCCACCGCCGAGATGCTCCGGATGGCCGACGGGCTCGGTGTGAAGAACCTGAGCGTCGACATCACCTTCATCTCGGTCACGGCCACGATCGACCGGGACGACGACCCCGTCACCAAGGTGCGGGTGATCAGCACCCGCACGTCCGACTACAGCCGGCTGACCGACATCAGTCGCCTGATCGCGGAGATCACCCGGAAGCAGCTGAGCATCAACGAGGCCCATGAGCGGCTGACGGAGATCCTCACCGCACCCCACCCCTACCGGCGGGCAGTGGTGACCGGCGCGCTCGGGATGATGGCGGCATCGGTGGCGGTGCTGCTCGGCGGTGGCTGGGCGGTCGCCCTGCTGGCGGCGGCGACCACGATGGTGATCGACCGGGTGCAGCGATTCCTGCGCCACCGAGGTTTGCCGTACCTGTTCCAGCAGGTGGTCGGCTCGGGGATCGCAACCGTGGTGGCTGTGGTGCTGCTCTGGGGCCAGAACACGTGGGGGTGGGACCGTGCGCTGTTCCCGCCCTCCCTCGTGGTCGCCTCCGGGATCGTGGTGCTGCTGGCGGGCCTGGCGCTGGTCGGGTCGGCGGAGGACGCGATCGCGGGCTTCCCGCTCACAGCCGCGGCCCGCACATTCGAAGTCGGCCTGTACACCGTGGGGATCGTGGCAGGAATCGGCATCGTGCTCGAGGTCGGGCGCCAGTTCGGGGTTCCGTTGAGCATCGGTGACGCCGGAGCCGGTGTGCATGTGCACCCGCTGCTGTTCATCGGCGCCGGTGGCGCGATCGCCGCGGCCTGGGCAGTGGCGAGCTATACCCGGATCCGCACCGTGGGTCTGGTCGCACTGGTGGCGGGGGTGGCATCCGCTGCGTACGTCGGAGTGACCGCCTTGGGGGTGAGTCCTTCGGAGAACCAGTTCGGTGCCGCAACGGCCGCATTCTCGGCGGCTCTGGCGATCGGGCTCCTGGCGGGTGTGCTGAGTGAGCGGGTGCGGGTGCCGACGATGGTCATCTCGGTGTGTGCGGTCACGCCCTTCCTGCCGGGCCTGACGATCTACCGGGCGATGTACAACATCGTCGACACCGGCTTCATTCTCGAAGGGCTCGATCTGCTGGTGCGCGCCGGCTCGATCGGTTTGGCGCTCGCGGCCGGCGTGACTCTCGGGGAGTATCTGGCCACGCCGCTGACGTCCGAGGCCGATAAGTGGCAGCGGCGCATGATGGCCCGCGCCCGCGGCTCCCGCATCTGA
- a CDS encoding SDR family oxidoreductase encodes MRIVVTGGSGRLGTQVVRRIRELGHVAVPVSRRWGINLTTGQGLGTALAGADAVVHCASNPWRPRGTDVEGTAQLLAAVAAQERPMHLVHVSIVGCDANPYTYYRAKAAAERLVMASGLPATIVRATQFHTLVAALARRATIGRTDVGLDAATQPVDAGWVATELADHALGRAPDGPVRALDLAGPDVLSVSDALTAVRVHDGRPASHHLRVPAIGGTLQAFARRTNLPGPQVRIGGCTFDSWLSRQPVPSGH; translated from the coding sequence GTGCGGATCGTGGTGACAGGTGGATCGGGCCGGCTCGGCACCCAGGTGGTGCGGCGCATCCGTGAGCTCGGGCACGTGGCCGTGCCGGTCAGCCGTCGGTGGGGCATCAACCTCACCACCGGGCAAGGGCTCGGCACCGCTCTCGCTGGAGCCGACGCCGTGGTCCACTGCGCCAGCAACCCCTGGCGGCCTCGCGGCACCGACGTGGAGGGGACGGCGCAGCTACTCGCCGCCGTCGCAGCGCAGGAGCGGCCAATGCACCTGGTGCACGTCTCGATCGTCGGGTGCGATGCGAACCCCTACACCTACTACCGGGCCAAGGCTGCAGCAGAGCGCCTGGTGATGGCCTCCGGGCTCCCGGCGACGATCGTTCGCGCCACCCAGTTCCACACCCTCGTCGCCGCTCTCGCCCGGCGTGCGACCATCGGGCGCACCGACGTCGGGCTCGACGCCGCCACCCAGCCGGTGGATGCCGGATGGGTGGCCACCGAGCTGGCTGATCACGCGCTCGGACGTGCCCCCGACGGTCCGGTGCGGGCTCTCGACCTCGCCGGCCCCGATGTCCTCTCCGTCTCCGACGCACTGACCGCGGTCCGGGTGCACGACGGACGGCCGGCCAGTCATCACCTCCGGGTGCCGGCCATCGGAGGCACGCTCCAGGCGTTTGCCCGCCGCACCAATCTGCCGGGACCGCAGGTGCGTATCGGGGGTTGCACTTTCGACAGCTGGCTGTCGCGGCAACCGGTGCCCTCCGGGCACTGA